A window of Streptomyces profundus genomic DNA:
AGGCGGCTGACATCGTGGGTGCCACGGTCAGCGCCATCGCCAGGCCGGCGAAGGCGGCCAGCGCCGCGCGCAGCGGACGGCGGCGGCTCCGGCGTCGTGAAGCGGACATGAGAACTCCCTGGCTGGTGTGTGGGGGGCGTCCTCGGCGGCGACAGGGCGCCACCCGAGAACGGGGCGGCCCGGCGATACCGGGGCCGGCGACCGGAGGAGGGGGGAGGGCTCCGGCCGCAGCGCGTCCTCGTGAACGACGCGCTGTTCGCAGCTGGTTGACGTGATGTCACCCGGGGGTGGCGCGCGCGGCCTACGCCGGGTGGTGTCGTGTTGGTCGAACATCGAGGTCCTCTCCGGCGCCTGGCCAGGCAGCGGGGGTGGACGGTCCCGGCGGCGTGCCGAGCCGCCGAACGCGCCGCCGAGACCGAGCGGTTGACGGCGGAAGCGTCGTCCCCTGCCCGCGCGTTCGAGATCTCGAACGCTGTTCATCACTGCGAACAGAGAATAGGAGGGGTGTCCGGACGCGTCAATGCGCCTGGCCCGATTGTTCTGACGGGCAATTAGCCGAATTGGCTTCGACCGCCCGACCGCACCCCCGCTGACCTAAGGGAAAACGAATACCGCGGGGGCGGAAGGAAATTCCGGCCGGGGTCACGTGAGGCGTCGTTGGCTATCCACAATCTTCGACACAGGGACCCGAAAAACACCGAGAACACACGAACACGCACCCATCGGTGGACCGTTCGGTAAGCCCGAACAGCGTCCGGAGTTCTTGCGGTGCGGCGTGGTTTGGCGGCCGTCGCGGAAAGCGATCCGCCGCGTCCCCGGGCGGCGAACGCCCCGTTCTCCACCGGCGGCCGGCCAGGGGAAACCGAGTTCGGCACGCCGAGTTCGGGAAACCGGGTCGCGGGCCCGCGTTCAGGGCGACGAGTTCGGTGCGTTTCGCGGGTGTGCATCGGCGGGTGTTCATCAGGGGGTGTTCATCGGCGTGGCCCTGCGGCGGATTCCCGTGGGCGCATTCGGTTCCGGCGGGCCGCGACATACGCGCCCGCGATCCTTCTGCTCGCCGCCGACCGGCGGGATCGGCAGCGGATCGCCCAACACACGGAGAAGCAGGTGCCGTCGGCATATCCACGGCGCGTCCTCCCGGGCCGGCGAGGGCGCGGGAAGACGCCGGGGCGGAAGGCTCGGTCAGGCGGCGGGTTCGATGTGGAGGACGGCGGTGGTGTCGAGGATGTCGACGACCTCCAGGCTCATGGCGTCGTTGATGGTGGCGACGACGCCCTCGCCGCAGCTCAGCCCGACGCCTCCGCCGCCCGCCGACGAGACGCCGCCGCCCCCCGAGCAGCCGGCGACGCTGTAGCCGGACCCCGTCAGCGGTGCGACCATCTCGACCTCGCCGCCGCTGATGCCGGTGACCTCGATCGGCCCGAGGCCGTAGGTGTCCGGCACGGTCACGACATCGCCCACGGCCACCTCGATCTCGCAGGTTCCGTCGGCGCACGGCCCGGTCGGGGCCGGCGTCTCGGTGGGGGGCGGCGGGTCGGACGTGGGTGACCCGGTGTCGGCCTCGCGCGGGGACTCGGCGGAGGAATCCGACGAGCCCGACGAGCCCGACGAGCCCGACGAGTCGGATGAATCAGACGAATCGGAGGAGCACGACGTGAGAGCCGCGCACAGGAGGACGGCGACCACCACGGCGGATGGCGTTCCGCGCGGCGGCGACTCCGCCCCCGCCGGGCCGCTTCGTGGGCGGCCGGCGCCGTGACGGCGGCCCCTTCGGATGTGGCGTGTCGCGATACCCGCTTCCACCTCGAACTCCCCTCGGCGGGGGCCGCGTCCGCCGAACCGGACTCGTCGGACCATCGCTCCCGCAACGTTCTCCCGCGTGGATGACGCGTCGTCGGCGGGGATCAGTTCCCGGTGTCGACGAAGGCGGCGAGGCGGTCGAGTTCGCGCAGGGTGTCGTCGGGGTTCTCGTGGTCGGGGAGTTCGAACAGGACCCGGTCCACGCCGGCCCGCCGGTAGGAGTCGAGGGCTTCGGGAGCGCCGCCGTAGAGGGTGACGTTCATGGTGCGGCCGGATTCGGCGGCGCGGTCGAGCAGTTCCGCGACGCGGTCGCCGAGCTGTTCGGCGGTGAACAGGGGGAGCGGCAGCCAGCCGTCCCCGTGGCTGAGCACGCGGTCCAGCACGGTCGGTCCGACCCCCGCGATCAGGATCGGCAGCGGGCGGTCGGGTTTCGGCCAGCACCATATGGGGTCGAAGTCGACGAACTCGCCGTGGAACTCCGGCTCCTCCTCGGCCCAGATCGTCCTGATGGCGGCGACGTGTTCCAGCATCCGCGCCAGCGGTCGCGCGGGGTCGACGCCGTGGTTGGCCATCTCCTCGGCGTTCCAGCCCGGGCCGACGCCCAGTTCGAACCGCCCACCGGAGATCCGGTCCACGCTCGCGACCTGTTTGGCCAGGGTGATCGGGTGGTGCTGGTTGACCAGCGTCACGGCGGTTCCGAGACCGATGCGCCGGGTGGTGGCGGCGATCGCCGCGAGGGCGGCCAGGGGGTCGAGGGTGTGCGCGTAGTGACGCGGAAGCGGCTGCGGCTCGGGCGCGCCCACCGGCCAGGGGGTCAGGCGGCTGGTCGGGATGTGCGTGTGCTCGGCCAGGAAGAGCGAGTCGAACCCGCGCTCCTCCACCGCTTGCCCCAACGGGACGGGGGCGATGCCGTAGTCGGTCAGAAAGGTGACGATGCCGTGGTCCATGCGCCGAGCCTGCCATAAATGTCAGCGCTATGACACTTAAGGGTCGGGGTGCTAGGGTGCGTCGTCTGGATCTTCGTGGACGGCGGCGGATCGCGGCTCGTACTCCCGGACGGAGTCTGGGGGAGTCGCGAGCCCGGCAAGATCCAAACGACGTGCCCCAGCGTGACGCGGTGACGGAGAGCAGGAGCGTGCCCATGCGTGCGGACGCCCGGCGCAACCGGGCCGGCATCGTGGCGGCGGCCCGCGCCGCGGTGGCGGAGGGGGGCGGCGAAGTCCCCCTGGAGCAGATCGCGTCGCGCGCGCAGGTCACCGCGCGCACCCTGTTCCGGCACTTCCCGACCAGGGACGATCTGCTGGCCGCGGTGCTGGACGACTACTTCGCCGAGCGGGTGGAGCCGGTGCTGCTGCGGGCCGCCGCCGACCCCGACCCGCATCGCGCGATGGTGACGGTGTTGACGGAGAGCGCCACCGCCTTCGTCGAGCATCCGGGGATGCTCACGCTGATCGACGGCGGTGCCCTGACCGGGGGGATCGCGACCCGCTACCGGCGGCCCCTGGCCGAGGTCCTGTCCCGGGCGCGGCTGGCCGGTGTGGTGCGGGCCGACGTCACGCCGGACGACTTCCCCTGCCTGGTCACCATGTTGGTGGCCAGCGCGCGGCACGCCCCCGGCGGCTGGTCGCGCTATCTCGCGCTCCTGGTCGACAGCCTGTCCCCCGAGGCCGCCCGCACGCCGCTCCCCCCGGCGGGGACGTGAGGCACCCGCCGGGGGGAGCGGCTGGCCGGCGGCCGGCTCGCCCGCGCTGACGCCGTCGGCGAGCGTCAGATGTGGTGCCGCTCCCGTGGCGCGGCCCGTCTCACAGGGGTGGTTATGGGCGTTGGGTGGGTACCGCTATCACCTCGGGCCCCCGCTCCTCGACCTCCTTGATCTGCTCGGGGGCGACGCCGGCGTCGGTGATGACG
This region includes:
- a CDS encoding LLM class F420-dependent oxidoreductase — its product is MDHGIVTFLTDYGIAPVPLGQAVEERGFDSLFLAEHTHIPTSRLTPWPVGAPEPQPLPRHYAHTLDPLAALAAIAATTRRIGLGTAVTLVNQHHPITLAKQVASVDRISGGRFELGVGPGWNAEEMANHGVDPARPLARMLEHVAAIRTIWAEEEPEFHGEFVDFDPIWCWPKPDRPLPILIAGVGPTVLDRVLSHGDGWLPLPLFTAEQLGDRVAELLDRAAESGRTMNVTLYGGAPEALDSYRRAGVDRVLFELPDHENPDDTLRELDRLAAFVDTGN
- a CDS encoding TetR/AcrR family transcriptional regulator → MRADARRNRAGIVAAARAAVAEGGGEVPLEQIASRAQVTARTLFRHFPTRDDLLAAVLDDYFAERVEPVLLRAAADPDPHRAMVTVLTESATAFVEHPGMLTLIDGGALTGGIATRYRRPLAEVLSRARLAGVVRADVTPDDFPCLVTMLVASARHAPGGWSRYLALLVDSLSPEAARTPLPPAGT